A genomic segment from Puniceicoccaceae bacterium encodes:
- a CDS encoding phosphatase PAP2 family protein: MIRLRTALYTALLAATTVVPSTHAIDNPVLFWNEQALNATRLARNPPPVSALWFGSFHAAIADAVTGIEGGWEPWLVTEKAPEGANVDAAIAGAARVMLREIWGQQANPHMFDVALEQALANIPDGPGKDAGLAWGKHVAEKVLEQRSLSGFKVAPKYLPSDAPGKWRPTAPDFRSGVTPQMATTQPFVLKSPDQFRAPPPPPVNSKKYAEELEYVMRVGARDDAERSEYDTLSVPFWADGLGTSGPSGHWNMIATNIARDRGLSTSECARLFALLNFAAADGFITAWDSKYHYNTARPETDARELTTDINPHFKPDPNFIPSMPSLPFPAYTSAHMTFTSAAVRVLQHYFGTDEVPFSVTSDGLPGVVRSYERLSEAREEVGMSRVYGGIHFPMDVHEARTSGNAVGDWVFAHSLQPID; this comes from the coding sequence ATGATTCGCCTTCGAACCGCCCTGTACACTGCACTACTGGCTGCAACAACCGTTGTTCCCAGTACGCACGCCATCGACAACCCCGTCCTGTTCTGGAATGAACAGGCACTGAACGCCACGCGCCTCGCCCGCAATCCACCGCCGGTCAGCGCGCTCTGGTTCGGCTCATTCCACGCCGCCATCGCCGACGCCGTTACTGGCATTGAGGGCGGGTGGGAACCCTGGCTGGTGACCGAGAAGGCACCTGAAGGCGCCAACGTCGACGCCGCCATCGCCGGCGCCGCGCGCGTCATGCTTCGTGAGATCTGGGGTCAACAGGCCAATCCACACATGTTTGACGTCGCTCTCGAGCAGGCCCTTGCCAACATTCCCGACGGCCCGGGCAAGGATGCGGGTCTGGCCTGGGGCAAACACGTCGCCGAAAAAGTGCTTGAGCAGCGCTCACTCAGCGGGTTTAAGGTCGCTCCCAAATACCTGCCCAGCGATGCACCCGGCAAGTGGCGCCCAACCGCACCTGATTTCCGTTCGGGCGTCACCCCACAGATGGCCACCACCCAACCATTCGTGCTCAAGTCACCCGATCAATTCCGGGCCCCGCCACCTCCACCGGTCAACTCCAAAAAATACGCCGAGGAGTTGGAATATGTGATGCGCGTCGGTGCCCGTGATGATGCCGAGCGCTCGGAATACGATACGCTCAGCGTACCGTTCTGGGCGGATGGACTTGGCACCAGCGGTCCCTCCGGCCACTGGAACATGATCGCCACCAACATTGCACGCGACCGTGGGCTTTCCACCAGTGAATGCGCCCGCCTGTTTGCCCTGCTCAACTTTGCCGCCGCCGACGGTTTCATCACGGCATGGGACAGCAAATACCACTACAATACGGCACGCCCCGAGACCGATGCCCGCGAGCTGACAACTGACATCAATCCGCACTTCAAACCCGACCCGAATTTCATTCCCTCCATGCCATCCCTTCCCTTCCCCGCCTACACCTCTGCGCACATGACCTTCACCTCTGCTGCGGTGCGCGTATTGCAGCACTACTTCGGTACTGACGAAGTACCATTTTCTGTGACTTCCGACGGGCTTCCTGGCGTGGTGCGAAGTTATGAACGGCTCTCCGAAGCCCGTGAAGAAGTGGGCATGAGCCGCGTCTACGGTGGCATCCACTTCCCCATGGATGTTCATGAGGCCCGCACCTCCGGCAATGCCGTCGGCGACTGGGTCTTCGCACACTCCCTGCAGCCCATCGACTGA